One window of Cetobacterium somerae ATCC BAA-474 genomic DNA carries:
- a CDS encoding YoaK family protein, which produces MKDKEYYIIVASICFFSGFINIITLTYFGYPISHYSGTFTSVAKYIYDIRFYKKLVELIIMIFCFMGGSILSSIVGSNFQEINIKRYGKIIVVFGCIVLISYFLDKTDKLFLFFLTLTMGFQNGMSIRFKGSLIRSTHMTGNLTDLGSYIGKVLKGEKNKIENIFLSALEIGQYILGGVVALILLVFFKSYILLLYGILYISCGLYMSSRK; this is translated from the coding sequence ATGAAAGATAAAGAGTATTATATAATAGTTGCATCAATTTGCTTTTTTAGTGGATTTATAAACATTATAACGTTAACTTATTTTGGTTACCCGATATCACATTATTCAGGAACATTTACTTCAGTTGCAAAATATATTTATGATATTAGATTTTATAAAAAATTGGTTGAACTTATTATAATGATATTTTGTTTTATGGGTGGGTCAATTTTATCTTCTATTGTAGGTAGTAATTTTCAAGAGATAAATATTAAACGGTACGGAAAGATAATAGTAGTTTTTGGTTGTATAGTGCTAATAAGTTATTTTTTAGATAAAACCGATAAATTGTTTTTATTTTTTTTAACTTTAACTATGGGATTTCAAAATGGAATGTCAATAAGATTTAAAGGTAGCTTAATAAGAAGTACTCATATGACTGGAAATTTAACTGATTTAGGGAGTTATATAGGAAAAGTTCTAAAGGGTGAAAAGAATAAAATTGAGAATATATTCCTATCAGCTTTAGAAATAGGACAGTACATTTTAGGGGGAGTAGTTGCTTTAATTTTATTAGTTTTCTTTAAATCCTATATATTATTATTGTATGGGATACTTTATATAAGTTGTGGCTTATATATGAGTTCAAGAAAATAA
- a CDS encoding cytochrome c biogenesis protein/redoxin, protein MEVGLLFYSLTFLGGFLSFFSPCVIPIIPIYFSFLAGNGKKSDCYGNISYNQKKVFFNTLFFIFGISTSFFILGVSFTTIGDLAFSQKDIISKIGGVIIIILGLFQLGIIKLNPLYKEKRIAYSDKKITPFVAFITGFTFSFAWTPCVGPILSSVLILAATLKDNSIGNLLIFIYSLGFVIPFLLIGLFTTTLLNFFKSKQNFLKYTVKIAGGFLVIIGTLTFLGYTNQLSNYFIPSTLNGSITNNTETILNKDSYRLLDQYGNEHILSNYKGKVVFLNFWATWCPPCKEEMPTIEELYKEFGENKNDVIILGITNPVTEENPNGQDKNIDEIKYFLQENNYSFPTVFDKTGIYFDNFKIRAFPTTYIIGKDGEIKTAIPGAMTKQQMLKLIRDNI, encoded by the coding sequence ATGGAAGTTGGATTACTTTTTTATTCTTTAACTTTTTTAGGAGGATTTCTCTCTTTTTTCTCTCCATGTGTAATACCTATAATTCCCATATATTTTAGCTTTTTAGCTGGGAATGGAAAAAAAAGTGACTGTTATGGAAATATTAGTTATAATCAAAAGAAAGTTTTTTTTAATACTTTATTTTTTATATTTGGTATTTCAACTTCATTCTTTATTTTAGGAGTTTCTTTTACTACAATTGGTGACCTTGCATTTAGCCAAAAAGATATAATCTCTAAAATAGGTGGAGTTATTATTATTATTCTAGGTTTATTTCAACTTGGGATAATTAAATTAAATCCTTTATACAAAGAAAAAAGAATTGCTTATAGTGATAAAAAAATAACGCCTTTTGTAGCCTTTATAACTGGTTTTACATTTAGTTTTGCTTGGACTCCCTGTGTTGGACCAATTCTTTCTTCAGTTTTAATTTTAGCAGCTACTTTAAAGGATAATAGTATTGGAAATTTATTAATATTTATTTATTCATTAGGTTTTGTTATACCTTTTTTATTGATAGGACTATTTACAACAACCTTATTAAACTTTTTTAAATCTAAGCAAAATTTTTTAAAGTACACAGTTAAAATTGCTGGAGGATTTTTAGTAATTATAGGTACACTTACATTTTTGGGATATACGAATCAACTATCTAATTATTTTATTCCATCAACACTCAATGGTTCAATAACTAATAATACAGAAACCATTTTAAATAAAGATAGTTATCGTTTATTAGATCAATATGGCAATGAACATATTTTATCCAACTATAAAGGTAAAGTTGTTTTTCTAAATTTTTGGGCTACTTGGTGTCCACCTTGTAAAGAAGAAATGCCAACTATTGAAGAACTTTATAAAGAATTTGGAGAAAATAAAAATGATGTTATTATACTAGGGATAACAAATCCTGTTACGGAAGAAAATCCAAACGGACAAGATAAAAATATTGATGAAATTAAATATTTTTTACAAGAAAATAACTATTCTTTCCCTACAGTTTTTGATAAAACTGGCATATATTTTGATAACTTCAAAATTCGAGCTTTTCCAACTACATATATCATTGGAAAAGATGGTGAAATAAAAACTGCCATTCCAGGAGCTATGACAAAACAACAAATGTTAAAGCTTATTAGAGATAACATTTAA
- a CDS encoding zinc ribbon domain-containing protein, translated as MNTNQCKNCGKELEKIGNEYICKNCNKRYTRKAYCPKDGIELEKLAACGSISYWCTKCNELKSRKDVIYKLEEVK; from the coding sequence ATGAATACTAATCAATGTAAGAATTGTGGAAAAGAATTAGAAAAAATTGGGAATGAGTATATTTGTAAAAATTGTAATAAAAGATATACGAGAAAAGCTTATTGTCCAAAAGATGGAATTGAACTTGAAAAATTAGCTGCATGTGGATCAATAAGCTATTGGTGTACCAAGTGTAATGAACTAAAATCAAGAAAAGATGTTATTTATAAATTAGAAGAAGTAAAATAG